Proteins encoded within one genomic window of Spirochaetota bacterium:
- the fdhD gene encoding formate dehydrogenase accessory sulfurtransferase FdhD, whose translation MLISSEYHITLLLNGRPCLSVACSGSDLEMLAVGHMITEGIILSKDEIKAIQVDEERKTVNVLLVDNADVFGRLIKIRTLVSGCAGSGSESSEDVPVRRDLPRVNPAVITSAMHEFLGLSEIHSKTHGVHSAALYAVDGTRVVFFDEIGRHNAVDKVIGFAMTHGVSLDRMMLFSTGRIATEIALKAARAGIPVLVTRASPTSMAVDFVRKKNIILITGVRKDAFYVHNGAEYVG comes from the coding sequence TTGCTGATAAGCTCGGAGTATCATATTACCTTGCTGCTGAACGGCAGGCCCTGCCTTTCCGTGGCGTGTTCCGGTTCTGACCTGGAAATGCTGGCAGTGGGACACATGATCACCGAGGGGATCATCCTCTCAAAGGATGAAATCAAAGCAATACAGGTTGATGAGGAACGGAAAACGGTTAATGTGCTCCTCGTGGATAATGCCGATGTGTTCGGGCGCCTGATAAAAATACGAACCCTTGTGTCGGGATGCGCCGGATCGGGATCTGAATCGTCTGAAGATGTTCCCGTAAGACGGGATCTTCCGCGGGTCAATCCTGCGGTCATTACCTCCGCGATGCATGAGTTTTTGGGGCTATCGGAAATTCACAGCAAGACCCATGGCGTTCACAGCGCGGCGCTCTATGCCGTTGACGGGACGCGTGTCGTGTTTTTTGATGAGATCGGGAGGCACAATGCCGTTGACAAGGTGATCGGATTCGCCATGACCCATGGAGTTTCCCTGGACCGCATGATGCTCTTCAGCACCGGGCGGATAGCGACCGAGATCGCGTTAAAGGCGGCCAGGGCCGGCATACCCGTCCTCGTGACGCGGGCGTCCCCTACCAGCATGGCGGTGGATTTTGTCCGAAAAAAAAATATCATCCTCATTACCGGCGTGCGCAAGGATGCCTTCTATGTTCACAATGGCGCCGAATACGTGGGATGA